The DNA region TGTGATGATTGGCAGGAAAGTGGTCCttgggggatggaagtcggctggtgcgccctcatttcatgagtggtgcacCGAATTGGGCAGAGTGGCGGCCTTCGAAAAGATGTCGCTTAGACGACTGGGCAGCTTGGGTGCCTTTGACAAGAAGTGGGGCACTTTTTTGGCCTTCTAAGAGGGTTGCCAGGGAGGAACAGTAGAGAAGGACAGTTTAATTGGTGTGTGACTGATGTGTGGaaccctttttcttttttgttgtgcaatttgtttttttttatttgttttttatgtcaGTGAGTATTTTCTTTGGACTGTCAAGCAGTTCAATACAAGCAGTATGTGTGTCTGTTATTATTCGGTGTATGACCACTGGGATGTGTGTTGGGTGGGGGCATTTTTTGATGAAAGTTGATTCCGTGTTTTCATGTGCTGTTTGTGTTGATTTGAGTTTGgaataaatttttaaaaaaaaaaacattattttatttttttggttaaagtataacccagacatgttcttgacaggctttGTGAGATTCACGCAAAACCCATTTATGTATTTCcttttggaaaaataaattgtCAGTTCAGGTTTTAATGGTTTGTAGTACAGTACCAGAGTCCAGAGGACGTAGATGGTGAAGAGTGCGATGGTCAGAGCAATGAGGCCGACTGCCTCAAGACGACTGTTGAAGTGCAGGTGGTCCTGTGCACCCCGCAAACACAGCCAGCCCGAGATGGCCGCCAGGGGTGTTATAAACAGAAAGCACACCATATCACAAAAGAGGGTGCGCTTCTCGTTCCGGGGGCCTGGATCCCTGAGCCACTATAGAGAGATGGGGCATGATTTAGTGATAATTAAGCCTGCACTGAAATAGCCGTTTTGGCCAGTACCAACAATAATTATTTCTACATTATGGTCGAAAATACGAAATGATGGTTGACTTTATAAATCTGAACTGTGACATCAAAACTTTCAAATGTACATCAGCTAAAATGGATAAtggttcattttttattttttttaaatactgggtTAGAAGAATTACACTAAACTGATGTTTTAAAATTTTGGgatttaaattacacatttatttttaaatattcattcaAATTTAACTACAAATGATAAGTTTTCGccaaaatatcaaacaattaaTTGGGCTATCTGATATAGCGTTCTATCACTACAATATACTGTTTATTTTTAGCATGAATATAACAAAATCTCTGATATTATAGAATCATGCAACAATTCTACTTTTTTGTACAAAtcaacttttttttcttccttttcctcccaatttgaaatgccgaATTCCCcattgtgcttttaagtcctcgtggtctcATAGTGaattgcctcaatccgggtggtggaggacaaatcacagttgcctccgcgtctgagaccgccaacccacgcatcttatcacgtggcttgttgagcgagttgccacagagacatagcgggTGTGGAGGCTCCACTGcgccatccacgctcaactcaccacttGCCCCACCGAAAATCCACATTaaagcaaccacgaggaggttatcccatgggactctaccctccctagcaaccgggccaatatggttgcttaggagacctggcttgagtcactcagcacaccctgggattctaactagtgaactccaggggtggtagccagcgtcttttaccactgagctaccaggccccccaaaaagttatataaaaaactGTTCTCTCTAAAAGTTGCTCAGCAACAGGAAACACTGAATAATCACAAGTCAAAAGAATGatacaacatacagtatagttCATAAAAGAAGCTTATGCAGTACCATACTCATAAAAATGCACTCGCAGGCACATAtaaaggagtaaaggaaggcttaaCTATGCAGATGAGGCTAAAGGCATTGACCTTTGTTACCTCTGTGAGGGGTCGGGGCCGGCGCTCTATGGTAAACTCTGTGTGGCACAGCTCACAGTAGCTGGTGTTGGAGGATGACAGCCACTTCTCCAGGCAGCTTTTGTGTACTGTGCCCAACGTGCCGGTGCAGTCACATGGCGAGAGAAGTCCCTCACTGTTGCACATGTCCTGACCCTCGTGGCAGATCCGACAAATTGGGCGATCACTAAGAAATAGTTAACAACTTCATCTCATGGACTAGTGGCAAGGACGATGGATGTCAACCTTAGCTTTAGACTATGGCTAAACTTGCCATTAACATGAACTTCATTACCCAGATCATGTGATCAATTCACCAGCCAATAAGAGAAGCGTACTCTTAgctggataactttagtagcttgaAAAAGTatgaatgtattattataatatagtGAAGGTCAGTAATACAAgtagttttatgttacatttcagCTTTTTTTGAAAATTCCTAAATATTTACCTAAATACATGagttaaaaacttttttatctaaatctttgttttattgtttttatttgttctattgCTTGCAATTTCTTTCTATGTTATTTATCACTgactgtttactgtcttgaaTAATTTCTTGATAACTTGAAACTACGTCCTAGACACAAGACAATCAGAGACTTTTGAAATGGTTTACCTCTGTGTGCCAATGGCTTTGATAACAGTTGATAGTAGACGCCCATCCTTGGCCGTGACCTGGGTGACGTACTGGGCCTGTCGGTTGTCTGCTTCCTCCACAGTTTTAGACAGGGCAGCGTTGCCAGTGCAATCACACAGGGAGCCTGGGAGGTGGCAACACTCCCCTGTGGTCATTTCAGTGCCGTCCAGGAGGGCGGGGGAGCACAGGGGTGGGAATCAGGGAGCAACCTCGCTCCCACACCTCAAGTCAGATGGACCTTACTACTTTAGAGACAAGCACAAGGCCAATGAAGGAAGAGTAAATCAAAGACAGTAGAACACAGACCACGGTGTCAGCCTGAACTGGGAATGCACtgatatggaatttctgggctGATACCAATAATTCACCACTTATTgtggtcaaaataaataatacattattcacAGCTAATTTTGACCGATACGATAACCAtgctcacattcacattcacagctcattgtggcaataccgataaccaataattcacagctcattgtgacaATACCGATAaccaataattcacagctcattgtgacaATACCGATAaccaataattcacagctcattgtggccgataccgataaccaataattcacagctcattgtggccgataccgataaccaataattcacagctcattgtggccgataccgataaccaataattcacagctcattgtgacaATACCGATAaccaataattcacagctcattgtgacaATACCGATAaccaataattcacagctcattgtgacaATACCGATAaccaataattcacagctcattatggccgataccgataaccaataattcacagctcgttgtggccgataccgataaccaataattcacagctcattgtggccgataccgataaccaataattcacagctcattgtggccgataccgataaccaataattcacagctcattgtggcaataccgataaccaataattcacagctcattgtggccgatactgataaccaataattcacagctcgttgtggccgataccgataaccaataattcacagctcattgtggcaaTACAGATAacaataattcacagctcattgtggcaaTACCAATAACCAATAATTTACAGCTCATTGTGAACAATACGATAACTGATAATTtgcagctcattgtggccgaaaCATTAACCGATATTTCGCAGCTCACTGTGTCCGATACAATAATCAATatttcacagctcattgtggccgatacggTAAAGATAATTCACCATTCATTGTGAATTCAATGAGAATTCACAGCACATTGTGGCCGATAAGATAATGAGAATTCACAGCACATTGTGGCCGATAAGATAATGAGAATTCACAGCACATTGTGGCCGATAAGATAATGAGAATTCACAGCACATTGTGGCCGATAAGATAATGAGAATTCACAGCACATTGTGGCCGATAAGATAATGAGAATTCACAGCACATTGTGGCCGATAAGATAATGAGAATTCACTGCACATTGTGGCCGATAAGATAATGATAATTCACGGCACATTGTGGCCGATAAGATAATGATAATTCACTGCACATTGTGGCCAATAAGATAATGATAATTCACTGCACATTGTGGCCGATAAGATAATgataattcactgcaaaatgtggcCGATAAGATAATGATAATTCACTGCACATTGTGGCCGATAAGATAATgataattcactgcaaaatgtggcCGATAAGATAATGATAATTCACTGCACATTGTGGCCGATAAGATAATgataattcactgcaaaatgtggccgataagataatgataattcactgcaaaatgtggcCGATAAGATAATGAGAATTCACAGCACATTGTGGCCGATAAGATAATGATAATTCACTGCACATTGTGGCCGATAAGATAATGATAATTCACTGCACATTGTGGCCGATAAGATAATGATAATTCACTGCACATTGTGGCCAATAAGATAATGATAATTCACTGCACATTGTGGCCGATAAGATAATgataattcactgcaaaatgtggccgataagataatgataattcactgcaaaatgtggcCGATAAGATAAATTCACAGCACAATGTGGCTGATAAGATAATGATAATTCACTGCACATTGTGGCCAATAAGATAATGATAATTCACTGCACATTGTGGCCGATAAGATAATGATAATTCACTGCACATTGTGGCTGATAAGATAATGATAATTCACTGCACAATGTGGCCGATAAGATAATGATAATTCACTGCACATTGTGGCCGATAAGATAATGATAATTCACTGCACAATGTGGCTGATAAGATAATGATAATTCACTGCACATTGTGGCCAATAAGATAATGATAATTCACTGCACATTGTGGCCAATAAGATAATGATAATTCACTGCACATTGTGGCCGATAAGATAATGAGAATTCACAGCACATTGTGGCCGATAAGATAATGAGAATTCACAGCACATTGTGGCCGATAAGATAATGAGAATTCACAGCACATTGTGGCCGATAAGATAATGATAATTCACTGCACATTGTGGCCGATAAGATAATGATAATTCACTGCACATTGTGGCCGATAAGATAATGATAATTCACTGCACAATGTGGCCGATAAGATAATGATAATTCACTGCACATTGTGGCCAATAAGATAATGATAATTCACTGCACATTGTGGCCGATAAGATAATgataattcactgcaaaatgtggcCGATAAGATAATGATAATTCACTGCACATTGTGGCCGATAAGATAATGATAATTCACTGCACAATGTGGCCGATAAGATAATGATAATTCACTGCACATTGTGGCTGATAAGATAATGATAATTCACTGCACATTGTGGCCGATAAGATAATGATAATTCACTGCACAATGTGGCTGATAAGATAATGATAATTCACTGCACAATGTGGCCGATAAGATAATGATAATTCACTGCACATTGTGGCCGATAAGATAATgataattcactgcaaaatgtggctgataagataattataattcactgcacattgtggctgataagataatgataattcactgcacattgtggctgataagataatgataattcactgcaaaatgtggcTGATAAGATAATGATAATTCACTGCACATTGTGGCTGATAAGATAATGAGAATTCACTGCACATTGTGGCCGATAAGATAATGACAATTCACTGCACAATGTGGCCGATAAGATAATGATAATTCACTGCACATTGTGGCTGATAAGATAATGATAATTCACTGCACATTGTGGCTGATAAGATAATGATAATTCACTGCACATTGTGGCTGATAAGATAATGATAATTCACTGCACATTGTGGCTGATAAGATAATGATAATTCACTGCACATTGTGGCTGATAAGATAATGATAATTCACTGCACATTGTGGCTGATAAGATAATGATAATTCACAGCACAATGTGGCCGATAAGATAATGATAATTCACTGCACATTGTGGCTGATAAGATAATGATAATTCACTGCACATTGTGGCTGATAAGATAATGATAATTCACAGCACATTATGGCCGATAAGataataattcacagctcattgtggccaatACAATAACCGGTAATTAATTGTTCATTATGTaagataaaataacaataactcaCAGCTGATTGTGGCCAATAcagataattcacagctcaataTGGCCGATACGTATATATGACCGTTTcacttttaaccctttaaactggAGCTGCTTGCTAATTAGGCATCCCTCATGGGACGACCTGGCAAATACGGGACAATTGCCAACCCTATTTTAACCACAATCTGTCCAGTTCATCTGAGCTCTGTCTGCGCACAAAGCAGTCAGAGATTCTCTGCTGTTGccaacaaaatgtaacaaattatcaGCAAAAATATCATCAGTAATTCCACTATTGTGCACAATAATtcatatgaatttttttttatgaataatatgtttttttttttaatcagcaaaTAATATATGGACACTGGTATATTGTGCACCCCAGCACTAACCCATGGAGATTTGCAAGATAGCCTACTAAAGGTATGATTACTACACTTGAATAGTAAGCCTTAATACAACCATTTGCAACACAAACCTTATATTCTTAAAAAAGGATGTCTTGCatgtctttcttccatggaacacaaagtagTTATATTAAagaatgctgctcttttccatacaataagaTTTAAAGTGCGATGTTGAGCTACAAAATAATTCATCttaaatttgaatgtaaattttttaaatccccttttctcccaatttggaatgcccaattaccactacttagtaggtccttgtggtgatgcggttactcacctcaatccgggtggggtggcagaggacaagtctcagttgcctccacttctgagacgtcaatccacgcatcttatcacatggctcattgtgcatgacactgcagagactcacagcatgtggaggctcaagctactctccgcgatcctcGCACAACTttccacgcgccccattgagagcgagaaccactaatcgcgaccacgaggaggttaccccatgtgactctaccctccctagcaaatttggttgcttaggagatctggctggagtcactcagcacagcctggactcaaactcacaactccaggggtggtagtcagcatcaatacttgctcaGCAAACTGCTAAAGAGCAGTtcagacattcttcaaaatttttatttttgtgttccatagaagaaagagtACAAGAAGTTAAACGttgacatcattttcttttttgggtggaTTCCTTTAACACAATATACAGTAATAAGGAATGTAGCAGTTAAGTATCTATTTGGTgggaaaaaaacacataaaatgatCCTCCTATCCCAACAACCAAAATCAACATCATATATCCCAGCAGCCTGTTCTAACATAGAATTATATGGTTAGAAAAGGAGACCAGCTATGCCATTTGATATGAAATGACACTTATGATGCCAAAACACTTCATTCT from Xyrauchen texanus isolate HMW12.3.18 chromosome 50, RBS_HiC_50CHRs, whole genome shotgun sequence includes:
- the LOC127641376 gene encoding E3 ubiquitin-protein ligase MARCHF2-like isoform X2; the encoded protein is MTTGECCHLPGSLCDCTGNAALSKTVEEADNRQAQYVTQVTAKDGRLLSTVIKAIGTQSDRPICRICHEGQDMCNSEGLLSPCDCTGTLGTVHKSCLEKWLSSSNTSYCELCHTEFTIERRPRPLTEWLRDPGPRNEKRTLFCDMVCFLFITPLAAISGWLCLRGAQDHLHFNSRLEAVGLIALTIALFTIYVLWTLVSFRYHCQLYSEWRRTNQKVRLLIPDTKGAHSTQHSLLSTKLLKKTADETIV
- the LOC127641376 gene encoding E3 ubiquitin-protein ligase MARCHF2-like isoform X1 translates to MTTGECCHLPGSLCDCTGNAALSKTVEEADNRQAQYVTQVTAKDGRLLSTVIKAIGTQSDRPICRICHEGQDMCNSEGLLSPCDCTGTLGTVHKSCLEKWLSSSNTSYCELCHTEFTIERRPRPLTEVTKWLRDPGPRNEKRTLFCDMVCFLFITPLAAISGWLCLRGAQDHLHFNSRLEAVGLIALTIALFTIYVLWTLVSFRYHCQLYSEWRRTNQKVRLLIPDTKGAHSTQHSLLSTKLLKKTADETIV